A single genomic interval of Alistipes provencensis harbors:
- a CDS encoding Ig-like domain-containing protein produces the protein MKKIFSAIAVLTAFAMVAVSCSDDDTKDDEQVPVTEVKVTPATGSVVAGTTLTLKAEILPENASDKTVKWKSRDENVATVDEATGVVTGVTEGEAVIMALCGGKNGQAVITVTPAPIRVEKIELSKTEMPLFVGKTEKLTYTITPENATNQEAVWDSSNKAVATIADDGTVTAVAEGTADITVTVDEKVATCKVTVSSPAIEGITVPYLSAIQGNTVTMTAAGFKAGDKVKIEALAGEEYSAEADVANITAQNATFELPAAASRDRSYKLTVLRGGAKQAEAYLHPDDQFVAIPYHLGYYLTGEDEVVPTDASMRANEEGITRRGYMPGKIVDYNEETKEFRVWKKDAALAGFTATTLDLTYATGVTSIKPLTDLYGPLTSVDRVYVANSSIESLDMTLFPNATLLHAWGDAGSGLNKIASINFGTYTDDEHACKVKQMFLSSQSLTGTIDLRNCIALHELKLDGNQLEGINLGTANGDSSDKDRMLVVYSISAKNNKLKEIDISNCGRLRQLWLDGNKIERARLLNNALGEGYNSQRPDSWFPYMYILKNKEDFTITWATAAEAEGRKRHIDVEHYWYRNLSDANNNENKKTVDGQQVQKESYNKWVNNNPVIQALKDGFTVSDWSYAEEGYDGGGVKIKHTHTTIDDLCAAEQDYE, from the coding sequence ATGAAAAAAATCTTTTCCGCCATTGCCGTCCTGACGGCATTTGCAATGGTCGCCGTCTCGTGTAGCGACGACGACACGAAAGATGACGAGCAAGTTCCCGTCACCGAAGTCAAAGTCACCCCGGCGACCGGCAGCGTCGTCGCAGGAACCACCCTCACCCTGAAAGCCGAAATCCTGCCCGAAAATGCCTCGGACAAGACCGTAAAATGGAAATCCCGCGACGAGAATGTCGCCACGGTCGATGAAGCGACGGGCGTCGTAACCGGTGTTACCGAAGGCGAAGCTGTAATTATGGCACTCTGCGGCGGCAAGAACGGCCAAGCGGTCATTACCGTCACCCCGGCTCCGATCCGTGTCGAGAAGATCGAACTTTCGAAAACCGAGATGCCGCTCTTCGTGGGCAAGACCGAGAAACTGACCTACACGATCACCCCCGAAAACGCCACCAATCAGGAAGCCGTGTGGGATTCGAGCAACAAGGCAGTCGCCACCATCGCCGACGACGGTACCGTAACGGCCGTTGCCGAGGGTACGGCCGACATCACCGTGACCGTCGACGAGAAAGTCGCCACCTGCAAGGTGACCGTGTCGAGTCCCGCCATAGAAGGCATCACAGTACCCTACCTGAGTGCAATTCAGGGCAACACCGTCACGATGACCGCCGCAGGATTCAAAGCCGGCGACAAAGTGAAGATCGAAGCCCTTGCCGGAGAGGAGTACAGCGCCGAAGCCGACGTAGCCAATATCACCGCCCAGAACGCCACGTTCGAACTCCCTGCCGCCGCATCGCGCGACCGCTCCTACAAGCTGACCGTCCTGCGCGGCGGAGCGAAGCAGGCCGAGGCCTATCTGCACCCCGACGATCAGTTCGTGGCCATTCCCTATCATCTGGGCTACTACCTGACCGGAGAGGATGAGGTCGTACCCACCGACGCCTCCATGCGTGCCAACGAGGAGGGCATCACCCGCCGCGGTTACATGCCGGGCAAGATCGTCGATTACAACGAGGAAACCAAAGAGTTCCGGGTTTGGAAAAAGGATGCCGCCCTCGCCGGCTTTACCGCAACGACGCTGGACCTCACCTATGCGACGGGCGTTACGTCGATCAAACCGCTGACCGACCTCTATGGCCCCCTGACGAGCGTAGACCGTGTCTATGTCGCCAATTCATCGATCGAGTCGCTCGACATGACCCTGTTCCCCAACGCCACGCTGCTGCATGCTTGGGGCGATGCAGGATCGGGGCTCAACAAGATCGCAAGCATCAATTTCGGCACCTATACCGATGACGAACACGCCTGCAAAGTGAAGCAGATGTTCCTTTCATCGCAGTCGCTCACCGGAACCATCGACCTGCGCAACTGCATCGCCCTGCACGAACTGAAACTCGACGGCAACCAGCTCGAAGGCATCAACCTCGGCACGGCCAACGGCGACAGTTCGGACAAAGACCGCATGCTCGTCGTTTATTCGATCAGCGCCAAGAACAACAAACTCAAGGAGATCGACATCTCGAACTGCGGCCGCCTGCGTCAGCTCTGGCTCGACGGCAACAAGATCGAACGGGCACGCCTGCTGAACAACGCTCTGGGCGAAGGTTATAACAGCCAGCGTCCCGACTCGTGGTTCCCCTACATGTACATCCTCAAAAACAAGGAGGACTTCACGATCACATGGGCGACGGCAGCCGAAGCCGAAGGCCGCAAACGCCATATTGACGTCGAGCACTACTGGTACAGAAACCTGTCAGATGCTAACAACAACGAAAACAAGAAAACAGTAGATGGCCAGCAGGTGCAGAAAGAGAGTTATAACAAGTGGGTGAACAACAACCCCGTGATTCAGGCACTGAAGGACGGCTTTACCGTAAGCGACTGGAGCTATGCGGAGGAGGGTTATGACGGCGGCGGTGTCAAAATCAAGCACACGCATACTACGATCGACGACCTCTGTGCCGCAGAGCAGGATTATGAATAA
- a CDS encoding D-sedoheptulose-7-phosphate isomerase, with protein MKRQIIEHSLREANDALADFLASPRTLPTMEAIVDTMAEALRNGCKIMSCGNGGSLCDATHFAEELTGRFRENRRPLAAMAINDPAYMTCVGNDFSFGDIFVRWVEAFGKPGDVLLAISTSGNSQNIVAAAETARRLDMKVVALTAEGPTRLAEMADVVLQAPRTPHSDRIQEIHIKVIHIVIEALEKELGF; from the coding sequence ATGAAACGGCAGATTATTGAACACAGCCTCCGTGAGGCGAACGACGCGCTGGCGGATTTCCTCGCCTCGCCCCGGACCCTTCCGACGATGGAGGCGATCGTGGACACGATGGCCGAAGCGCTCCGCAACGGCTGCAAGATCATGAGCTGCGGCAACGGCGGCTCGCTGTGCGACGCCACCCATTTCGCCGAGGAGCTCACCGGACGTTTCCGCGAGAACCGCCGCCCGCTGGCGGCCATGGCCATCAACGACCCGGCCTACATGACCTGCGTGGGCAACGACTTCTCGTTCGGGGATATCTTCGTCCGCTGGGTCGAGGCGTTCGGCAAACCCGGCGACGTACTGCTGGCCATCTCGACCAGCGGCAACTCGCAGAACATCGTCGCCGCGGCCGAAACGGCCCGCCGTCTGGACATGAAGGTCGTGGCGCTGACCGCCGAGGGTCCCACCCGGCTGGCAGAAATGGCCGACGTAGTGCTTCAGGCGCCCCGCACGCCCCATTCGGACCGCATTCAGGAGATACACATCAAAGTTATCCACATCGTGATCGAGGCCCTCGAAAAGGAGCTCGGATTTTGA
- a CDS encoding glycoside hydrolase family 2 protein, whose protein sequence is MNTTFTKLTAALALLFAAGSLTAGEKSSLDGKWRLDYWPQGDTPIVSPADARQVEMKTIDATVPGNVELDLLAAGLIEQPEIGSNVYDLRPWEGYQWRYSRTFTTPEHADGDHIQLNFNGIDCYADVWVNGRQVGSADNMLIEHRFDITKALKPVGEENTLEVYIRSSVIEGRKYIPPTISFNFAQVESVYSRRAPHTYGWDIMPRLVSAGLWRGVELEVLKPVHLRDVHWFTTSVDVPNKQAMVFLDYTITLPTALQDGKITTEFSLSRNGKQVAMYRAKVTSHAARHLLGLQDVDFWWPRGYGEPALYDAEVKLMDEAGNTLDIDRRRIGIRTVKLDLTPTHTPENPGRFCFIVNGEKIFARGSNWTPMDALHSRDTQWLERTFDLVTDLNCNMIRCWGGNVYEDSRFYELCDENGVMVWQDFGMGCTFYSQREEFSRAIEREVTSVVMKLRSHPSIALWSGNNENDQTLAFGLLAPFRMDPNRDVISRQVIPMVLYELDPTRSYLPSSPYLSEEVYRNGYAVQQLPEDHLWGPRGYYKDPFYTTANCLFVSEIGYHGMPNRSSLEKMFPAETVYPWTDKKEFRWNEDWLTKAVRIFKEWGYTPERNNLMINQVRLLFGEVPTKLDDFIFASQSVQAEAMKFFVEIYRGNKFAPKTGILWWNIRDGWPLISDAVVDYYFSPKMAYWFLRNVQRNVCVLVNDAADGSHPLVATNDTRSAANGTIRVSDVATGREIFRGSYTVGENARAEIARLPEMKGQGILLIEYTTPEGSFKNHYLYGNAPFKLDEYRKLLRKTNIYDL, encoded by the coding sequence ATGAACACGACATTTACCAAACTGACCGCCGCCCTTGCGCTGCTTTTCGCCGCAGGAAGTCTGACGGCCGGCGAGAAAAGTTCGCTCGACGGCAAATGGAGACTCGACTACTGGCCTCAGGGAGACACCCCGATCGTATCGCCTGCCGATGCCCGGCAGGTCGAGATGAAAACCATCGACGCCACCGTTCCGGGAAACGTGGAGCTGGACCTGCTGGCCGCGGGGCTGATCGAACAGCCCGAGATCGGCAGCAACGTCTACGACCTGCGCCCGTGGGAGGGTTACCAGTGGCGTTACAGCCGCACGTTCACCACGCCCGAACATGCCGACGGCGACCATATCCAACTCAATTTCAACGGCATCGACTGTTATGCCGACGTCTGGGTCAACGGCCGGCAGGTCGGATCGGCCGACAACATGCTCATCGAGCATCGTTTCGACATTACCAAGGCGCTGAAACCCGTCGGCGAAGAGAACACGCTGGAGGTTTACATCCGTTCGTCGGTAATCGAAGGCCGCAAGTACATCCCACCCACGATCAGCTTCAATTTCGCACAGGTCGAGTCGGTCTACTCGCGCCGTGCACCCCACACCTACGGCTGGGACATCATGCCGCGGCTGGTGAGCGCCGGATTGTGGCGCGGCGTGGAACTGGAGGTGCTGAAACCCGTACATCTGCGTGACGTACATTGGTTTACGACCTCCGTAGACGTTCCCAACAAGCAGGCCATGGTCTTTTTAGACTATACGATCACACTGCCCACGGCCCTGCAGGACGGTAAGATCACGACGGAATTTTCGCTGAGCCGCAACGGCAAGCAGGTGGCCATGTACCGCGCCAAGGTGACGTCGCATGCGGCACGCCACCTGCTCGGGCTGCAGGACGTCGATTTCTGGTGGCCCCGCGGTTACGGTGAACCGGCGCTCTACGATGCCGAGGTGAAACTGATGGACGAGGCGGGCAACACGCTCGACATCGACCGCCGCCGCATCGGTATCCGCACCGTGAAACTCGACCTCACGCCTACCCACACGCCCGAAAATCCGGGTCGCTTCTGCTTCATCGTCAACGGCGAGAAGATTTTCGCCCGCGGCAGCAACTGGACTCCGATGGATGCCCTCCACAGCCGCGACACGCAATGGCTGGAACGCACGTTCGATTTGGTTACCGACCTGAACTGCAACATGATCCGCTGCTGGGGCGGCAACGTCTACGAGGACAGCCGGTTCTACGAACTCTGCGACGAGAACGGCGTGATGGTATGGCAGGATTTCGGCATGGGATGCACCTTCTACTCGCAGCGCGAGGAGTTCTCGCGCGCCATCGAACGCGAAGTCACCTCCGTGGTGATGAAACTGCGTTCGCACCCCTCGATCGCTCTCTGGTCGGGCAACAACGAGAACGACCAGACCCTCGCATTCGGCCTGCTGGCCCCGTTCCGCATGGACCCCAACCGCGACGTCATCTCACGTCAGGTGATCCCGATGGTGCTCTACGAACTCGATCCCACGCGCAGCTACCTCCCCTCGTCGCCTTACCTGAGCGAAGAGGTTTACCGGAACGGATATGCCGTACAGCAGCTTCCGGAGGATCACCTGTGGGGACCCCGCGGTTACTACAAAGACCCGTTCTACACCACTGCCAACTGCCTTTTCGTCAGTGAGATCGGCTACCACGGAATGCCCAACCGGTCGAGCCTCGAAAAGATGTTCCCGGCAGAAACGGTCTACCCGTGGACCGACAAGAAGGAGTTCCGCTGGAACGAGGACTGGCTCACCAAGGCCGTTCGCATCTTCAAGGAGTGGGGCTACACGCCCGAGCGCAACAATCTGATGATTAACCAAGTCCGCCTGCTCTTCGGAGAGGTGCCGACCAAACTCGACGATTTCATCTTCGCATCGCAGTCGGTGCAGGCCGAGGCCATGAAATTCTTCGTCGAGATCTACCGCGGCAACAAGTTCGCCCCGAAGACCGGCATCCTGTGGTGGAACATCCGCGACGGATGGCCCCTGATCTCGGACGCCGTGGTCGACTACTACTTCTCGCCCAAGATGGCCTACTGGTTCCTGCGCAACGTGCAGCGCAACGTCTGCGTGCTGGTCAACGACGCCGCGGACGGCAGCCACCCGCTCGTCGCCACCAACGACACGCGCAGCGCCGCCAACGGCACGATCCGCGTCAGCGACGTGGCCACGGGACGCGAGATTTTCCGCGGCAGCTACACCGTTGGGGAGAATGCCCGGGCGGAGATCGCCCGCCTGCCCGAAATGAAGGGTCAGGGCATCCTGCTGATCGAGTACACGACGCCCGAAGGGTCGTTCAAAAACCATTACCTCTACGGCAATGCGCCGTTCAAGCTGGACGAATACCGCAAACTGCTTCGCAAAACGAACATATACGATCTCTGA
- a CDS encoding carboxypeptidase-like regulatory domain-containing protein: MNHFKLPCQQFCAGVVRWLAVGAWMIALCVPGSLFAQSHEITGKVLDENDMPVVGANVIVDGTTIGTNSGLDGSFKLTVSPPPPQNGVRHVFGVQNRQARLRFPH, from the coding sequence ATGAATCATTTTAAACTACCGTGTCAGCAATTCTGTGCCGGAGTGGTCAGGTGGCTCGCGGTCGGCGCGTGGATGATCGCGCTGTGTGTGCCGGGCAGTCTGTTTGCCCAATCGCATGAGATTACCGGCAAGGTGCTCGACGAAAACGACATGCCTGTCGTGGGAGCCAACGTCATCGTCGACGGCACCACTATCGGAACCAACTCCGGGTTGGACGGCTCATTCAAGCTCACCGTTTCCCCCCCCCCTCCACAAAACGGTGTCCGTCATGTATTTGGGGTACAAAACCGTCAAGCTCGACTTAGGTTCCCGCACTAA
- a CDS encoding SusC/RagA family TonB-linked outer membrane protein — MYLGYKTVKLDLGSRTNFTVKLEPDRKVIDEVVVVAYGTQKKVSVTGSVASVGNTDLKRAPVSNFSTALAGRLPGLTVTQTSGQPGAEKVNMKLRGVSTTGDSSPLILIDGVPRDDLSSLDANEVENVTILKDAAATGVFGVRGANGVIYVTTRRGSVGKAAVTITADYGFQQILWRGAMKMDSWDYAALLNERAANDGKSPVYNEWQIQQFKSGADPTFFPNRDPYDEYTQMGSQWKINANVSGGTDRLQYFMNASYIDQGSVFKFLPESTRGYDPSFWLKRVSVRANVDYKITDDLKFSLNIASYLNKVNRIVWGDGLDTSNDLNFDAAGTTYILGGLNRVPPTAPGPSLPAGAVDKNGDPLPEGGWVQDGSGYQLYPRMNKGGYIRQMKTTVNTSASLDWDMKKLVKGLKFRAMFSYDLYASGFTKATQAYNRYGFYQGKSADDPSYWTWDHTDVAFDGIHADTEGLNFLDGGRGQSSYYKFNTQLSLNYDQLFNEKHDVHFMLLGQLDNSVSNSPASLYLPYNMLYMSARATYTYDNRYTAEVNVGINGSEQFAKENRWGVFPAVSVGWTLSEEKFFKDNIDRKWIDFLKIRASYGIVGNDRLGESRFLYLDDVRVAYNQNYVNNGTVISSLGRGNYVATSMLGNLNLKWEKARQQNYGLDINFLNGFSFNFDYFREMRDDILVARETVPQVQGLPSSVLPRVNMGKVENHGYEMVLGWQKALGKDWFITVSGNYNFARNKVLEADEVRLQTGRGGYLYPYRQTGFPIGQTWVLQVDYEDGAGNGYINTDEDMAKYEAMYKQGGFVNAFLGQWKFVDQNGDGQIDNKDQIPYGYPSGTPEITYGASMSLSWKNLDFSMQWQGVGHKQGVYVLGMFGNGHLTGEWETHAWTKERFERGEKITYQALRSGYTLAGNGVNDRNDYVVSDMSYVRLKNLEIGYSLPQKWMKRMGIGGIRLAISGQNLWSTNNMKAQSIDPEQDNENQYPLTRNISFSVQLKL; from the coding sequence ATGTATTTGGGGTACAAAACCGTCAAGCTCGACTTAGGTTCCCGCACTAATTTCACCGTAAAACTCGAACCCGACCGCAAGGTGATCGACGAAGTGGTCGTGGTCGCCTACGGTACCCAGAAAAAGGTCTCCGTGACCGGTTCGGTCGCTTCGGTCGGCAATACCGATCTGAAACGCGCTCCCGTTTCCAACTTTTCCACGGCGCTGGCCGGCCGCCTGCCGGGTCTGACCGTGACGCAGACGTCGGGACAGCCCGGAGCCGAGAAGGTCAATATGAAACTGCGCGGCGTCAGCACCACCGGCGACTCTTCGCCGCTGATCCTGATCGACGGCGTGCCCCGTGACGACCTCAGTTCGCTCGATGCCAACGAGGTCGAGAACGTGACCATCCTCAAGGATGCGGCCGCTACGGGCGTGTTCGGTGTACGCGGCGCCAACGGTGTGATCTACGTCACTACGCGCCGGGGCAGCGTCGGTAAGGCCGCCGTAACCATTACGGCCGACTACGGTTTCCAGCAGATTCTCTGGCGCGGCGCCATGAAAATGGATTCGTGGGATTATGCCGCCCTGCTGAACGAGCGAGCCGCCAACGACGGCAAGTCTCCCGTGTACAACGAGTGGCAGATCCAGCAGTTCAAGAGCGGGGCTGATCCCACGTTCTTCCCCAACCGCGACCCCTATGACGAATATACGCAGATGGGTTCGCAGTGGAAGATCAACGCCAACGTTTCGGGCGGTACGGACCGTCTTCAGTACTTCATGAATGCCTCCTATATCGATCAGGGCAGTGTTTTCAAGTTCCTGCCCGAGTCGACGCGCGGTTATGACCCGAGTTTCTGGCTCAAGCGCGTGAGCGTGCGTGCGAACGTGGATTACAAGATCACGGACGACCTGAAATTCAGCCTCAATATCGCTTCTTATCTCAACAAGGTCAACCGAATCGTCTGGGGCGACGGTCTCGATACCTCGAACGATCTTAATTTCGATGCCGCCGGTACCACCTATATTCTGGGCGGTCTGAACCGTGTGCCGCCGACGGCTCCCGGTCCGTCGCTTCCCGCAGGCGCCGTCGACAAGAACGGCGATCCGCTGCCCGAGGGCGGCTGGGTGCAGGACGGCTCGGGCTATCAGCTCTATCCGCGTATGAACAAGGGCGGTTACATCCGACAGATGAAGACCACGGTCAATACCAGCGCCTCGCTCGACTGGGATATGAAGAAACTGGTGAAGGGTCTGAAGTTCCGCGCGATGTTCTCCTACGACCTCTATGCCTCGGGCTTTACCAAGGCGACGCAGGCGTATAACCGCTATGGCTTCTATCAGGGCAAGAGTGCCGACGATCCGTCCTATTGGACGTGGGACCATACCGACGTTGCGTTCGACGGCATTCATGCCGATACCGAGGGGTTGAATTTCTTGGATGGTGGCCGCGGACAGAGCTCCTACTACAAATTCAACACACAGCTTTCGCTCAATTACGATCAGTTGTTCAATGAAAAGCACGATGTGCATTTCATGCTGCTCGGTCAGTTGGACAACTCGGTCAGCAACTCGCCGGCTTCGCTTTACCTGCCCTATAACATGCTCTACATGTCGGCCCGTGCGACCTATACCTATGACAATCGCTATACGGCCGAGGTCAACGTAGGTATCAATGGTTCGGAACAGTTCGCCAAGGAGAACCGGTGGGGTGTTTTCCCCGCAGTCTCCGTGGGCTGGACGCTGAGCGAAGAGAAGTTCTTCAAGGACAATATCGACCGCAAGTGGATCGATTTCCTCAAGATTCGCGCGTCATACGGTATCGTGGGTAACGACCGTCTGGGTGAGAGCCGCTTCCTCTATCTGGACGACGTGCGTGTGGCTTACAATCAGAATTATGTGAACAACGGTACCGTTATTTCATCGCTGGGCCGCGGCAACTACGTCGCCACCTCGATGCTGGGTAATCTCAACCTGAAATGGGAGAAGGCGCGGCAGCAGAACTACGGTCTCGATATCAACTTCCTGAATGGGTTCTCGTTCAACTTCGACTATTTCAGGGAGATGCGTGACGACATTCTCGTCGCCCGGGAGACGGTGCCTCAGGTTCAGGGCCTTCCCTCCTCCGTGCTGCCCCGCGTGAACATGGGCAAGGTCGAGAATCACGGCTATGAGATGGTGCTCGGGTGGCAGAAGGCCCTCGGCAAGGATTGGTTCATTACCGTGTCGGGTAACTACAACTTCGCCCGCAATAAGGTCCTCGAAGCCGATGAGGTGCGTTTGCAGACGGGCCGCGGCGGTTATCTCTACCCTTATCGTCAGACCGGTTTCCCGATCGGGCAGACTTGGGTGCTGCAGGTCGACTACGAGGACGGGGCCGGCAACGGCTATATCAATACCGATGAGGACATGGCGAAATACGAGGCTATGTACAAGCAGGGCGGTTTTGTCAACGCTTTCCTCGGTCAGTGGAAATTCGTCGACCAGAACGGGGACGGACAGATCGACAACAAGGACCAGATCCCTTACGGATATCCCTCCGGAACTCCCGAAATTACCTATGGCGCATCGATGTCGCTGTCGTGGAAGAACCTCGATTTCAGCATGCAGTGGCAGGGTGTGGGGCATAAGCAGGGCGTATATGTTCTGGGTATGTTCGGCAACGGTCACCTGACCGGCGAGTGGGAAACCCACGCATGGACCAAGGAGCGTTTCGAGCGCGGCGAGAAAATTACCTATCAGGCGCTCCGGTCCGGCTATACGCTGGCCGGCAACGGTGTGAACGACCGCAACGACTATGTGGTCAGCGATATGTCCTACGTCCGCCTGAAGAATCTGGAGATCGGCTATTCGCTTCCGCAGAAGTGGATGAAGCGGATGGGCATCGGCGGAATCCGCCTTGCCATCTCGGGACAGAATCTTTGGAGCACCAACAACATGAAGGCGCAGAGCATAGACCCCGAGCAGGACAACGAGAACCAGTATCCGCTGACGCGCAATATCAGTTTCTCCGTACAGCTCAAACTCTAA
- a CDS encoding RagB/SusD family nutrient uptake outer membrane protein translates to MKIIRYVGAVLLAAFAGQSCSLLDTTPDGRETLDQIFADHDKTAAYLNTCYIYLPTKGTSYYWVCNAPTALSDEGYLVSGTINDAIPAKMYTSGGTASSHPIRDYNGPTENYYSIYMMQLRYCTTFLQYIDKAGVNSESERARWRAEAHTLRAYYMLEMLKWFGAFAYEPNGYPDGYDYSTLKKRSVWELAELIDAECTAAINTNELPWRIDNPSDGKRMTKALAWCIKSKAYLFAASPVHSEDYSADQKLSHWKTAFEVNQQAVTALESNGYALKTSVSNPRLYTGKAAAYKELFTSISLTSADDRETIYQGVSRQNYVDHNYIGALNWPNNTTRAGVVPTQEMVDAYEVLSADGTVAEPLLDLSDPYTSAKAPNYNQKALDLGYKADDPYAAPRDPRMEACIIRNGDQILWGGVLRTVETFVGGENGISDDTSENRFTRTGYYYRKYIAPDVDATDNKADAAPWKFFRLAEIKLNLAEAAAEAGELDVAKAQVDAIRNRVGMPALPDNLTQAEMILRVRHERMVELCYEECRYFDVRRWAEAFNGSQLYQKYFKIPCESLTAMWITKNPDDTYTYERRVGDLKNASTQARDVLLPIPENEANNLYSLTNTRWQNSGW, encoded by the coding sequence ATGAAAATCATACGATATGTCGGTGCTGTACTGCTGGCGGCTTTTGCAGGTCAGAGTTGTTCGCTCCTCGACACTACGCCGGACGGCCGCGAAACGCTCGACCAGATTTTTGCCGACCACGACAAAACGGCCGCTTACCTGAACACCTGCTACATCTACCTTCCGACGAAGGGTACCTCTTATTATTGGGTTTGCAACGCCCCGACGGCGCTGTCGGACGAAGGGTATCTGGTTTCGGGAACGATCAACGACGCCATTCCCGCCAAGATGTACACGAGCGGCGGTACGGCCTCCTCGCACCCGATACGCGATTATAATGGCCCTACGGAGAATTATTATAGCATCTACATGATGCAGCTTCGGTATTGCACGACCTTTTTGCAGTATATCGATAAGGCGGGTGTCAATTCCGAAAGCGAGCGCGCCCGCTGGCGGGCCGAAGCGCATACGCTGCGCGCCTACTACATGCTGGAGATGCTCAAATGGTTCGGGGCTTTCGCATACGAGCCTAACGGTTATCCCGACGGTTACGACTATTCGACGCTGAAAAAGCGTTCCGTCTGGGAGCTGGCCGAACTGATCGACGCCGAGTGTACGGCCGCCATCAATACGAACGAACTGCCGTGGCGGATCGACAATCCGTCCGACGGCAAGCGTATGACCAAGGCGTTGGCTTGGTGCATCAAGTCGAAGGCTTATCTGTTCGCAGCCAGCCCGGTACACAGCGAGGATTATTCCGCCGACCAGAAGTTGTCGCACTGGAAGACCGCTTTCGAAGTGAACCAACAGGCCGTGACGGCGCTCGAGTCGAACGGATACGCCCTGAAAACTTCGGTTTCCAACCCTCGACTTTATACGGGGAAGGCTGCCGCCTACAAGGAGCTGTTCACTTCGATCTCGCTGACCTCGGCCGATGACCGGGAGACGATCTATCAGGGCGTCAGTCGGCAGAATTATGTCGACCACAACTATATCGGCGCCCTGAACTGGCCCAATAATACGACCCGTGCCGGTGTCGTGCCGACACAGGAGATGGTCGATGCCTATGAGGTGCTCAGCGCCGACGGAACCGTGGCCGAGCCGCTGCTCGATCTTTCCGATCCCTATACATCCGCCAAAGCGCCCAACTACAACCAGAAGGCGCTGGATTTGGGGTATAAGGCGGACGATCCCTATGCGGCTCCCCGTGATCCGCGTATGGAGGCCTGCATCATCCGCAACGGAGACCAGATTCTGTGGGGCGGGGTGCTCCGTACCGTGGAGACTTTCGTAGGCGGTGAAAACGGCATCAGCGACGATACCAGCGAAAACCGCTTCACGCGTACCGGGTACTATTACCGGAAATACATTGCTCCGGATGTCGATGCGACCGATAACAAGGCCGATGCGGCTCCTTGGAAATTCTTCCGGCTGGCGGAGATCAAGCTCAATCTGGCCGAAGCCGCTGCCGAGGCCGGGGAGTTGGATGTTGCCAAGGCGCAGGTGGATGCCATCCGCAACCGTGTGGGCATGCCGGCTCTGCCGGACAACCTGACGCAGGCGGAGATGATTCTGCGCGTAAGGCATGAGCGCATGGTGGAACTCTGTTACGAGGAGTGCCGCTATTTCGACGTCCGCCGCTGGGCCGAAGCTTTCAATGGTTCGCAACTGTATCAGAAATACTTCAAGATACCGTGCGAGAGCCTTACTGCCATGTGGATCACGAAAAATCCTGACGATACTTACACTTATGAGCGCCGGGTGGGTGACCTGAAAAACGCCAGTACGCAGGCGCGCGACGTTCTGCTTCCGATTCCCGAGAACGAGGCGAATAACCTCTATTCGCTGACGAATACACGCTGGCAGAATTCCGGGTGGTAA